One Pseudomonas rhizophila DNA window includes the following coding sequences:
- a CDS encoding amidotransferase: protein MSLRICILETDTLRPELIDQYQGYGQMFQRLFSQQPVAAEFIVYNVMQGQYPNDDESFDAYLVTGSKADSFGTDPWIQTLKTFLLDRYQRGDKLLGVCFGHQLLALLLGGKAERATQGWGVGTHRYKLAAKAPWMSPVMEELTLLISHQDQVTELPENATVIASSDFCPFAAYHINDQVLCFQGHPEFIHDYSRALLEIRQQHLGEQIYRQGMASLEQAHHGTTVAEWMMRFVAHKPETAAAQD from the coding sequence ATGTCGCTGCGCATCTGCATTTTGGAAACCGATACCCTGCGTCCGGAACTGATCGACCAATATCAGGGTTACGGGCAGATGTTCCAGCGCCTGTTTTCACAACAGCCCGTCGCGGCTGAGTTCATTGTGTACAACGTGATGCAGGGGCAATACCCCAACGATGATGAGTCGTTCGACGCTTACCTGGTAACCGGCAGCAAAGCCGACTCCTTCGGCACCGACCCCTGGATTCAAACCCTCAAGACCTTCTTGCTGGATCGCTACCAGCGAGGCGACAAGTTGCTGGGCGTGTGCTTCGGTCATCAACTGCTGGCGCTGTTGCTGGGCGGCAAGGCCGAGCGCGCCACTCAAGGCTGGGGCGTGGGCACCCACCGCTACAAGCTCGCGGCCAAGGCGCCATGGATGAGCCCGGTGATGGAAGAGCTGACCCTGCTGATCAGTCACCAGGACCAGGTCACCGAGCTGCCGGAAAACGCCACGGTGATCGCGTCCAGCGATTTTTGCCCGTTCGCCGCCTACCACATCAACGATCAGGTGCTGTGCTTCCAGGGCCACCCGGAATTCATCCACGATTACTCCCGGGCGCTGCTGGAGATCCGCCAGCAACACCTTGGCGAGCAGATCTACCGCCAAGGCATGGCCAGTCTTGAACAGGCGCATCACGGCACTACAGTGGCTGAGTGGATGATGCGTTTCGTCGCGCACAAGCCTGAAACCGCAGCGGCCCAAGACTAA
- a CDS encoding magnesium and cobalt transport protein CorA, with protein MGRVVAAAVYSAGKKVTNITLDEGSAWAAKPGHFVWIGLEEPSAQELTNLQRQFNLHELAIEDAMEKHSRPKLETFGDALFIVTYSPVRKDGKLQFIETHIFAGNGYIITARNGHSASYAHVRQRCEARPILLEHGEDFVLYAILDFVIENYQPVGEAIHAEIDELERNVLCSSLNERDIQNLHSLRRDVLRLRRYAAPMVEISEELQRLDFPFIDKNMSPYFRDVQIHVTRQMEDLATLADIASQTIEVGVLLEASRQSVVQRKFAAWAAILAFPTAVAGIYGMNFENMPELTWHYGYFLVLGFIAVGCTALWGSFKRSGWL; from the coding sequence ATGGGTAGAGTCGTTGCTGCTGCGGTTTACAGCGCCGGTAAGAAAGTCACCAACATCACCCTCGACGAAGGCAGCGCCTGGGCAGCCAAACCGGGCCACTTTGTATGGATCGGCCTGGAAGAGCCCAGTGCCCAGGAACTGACCAACCTGCAACGTCAATTCAACCTGCATGAATTGGCGATTGAAGACGCGATGGAGAAGCACAGTCGCCCCAAGTTGGAGACCTTTGGCGATGCACTGTTTATCGTCACGTATTCGCCGGTGCGCAAGGACGGCAAGCTACAGTTCATCGAGACTCATATCTTCGCCGGCAACGGCTACATCATCACCGCCCGCAATGGCCACTCGGCGTCCTACGCCCACGTGCGACAACGCTGTGAGGCGCGGCCTATTCTGCTGGAGCACGGGGAAGACTTCGTTCTCTATGCCATCCTGGATTTCGTCATTGAAAATTACCAGCCGGTGGGTGAAGCCATTCACGCCGAGATCGATGAACTGGAGCGCAACGTACTGTGCAGCTCCCTGAACGAGCGGGATATTCAGAACTTGCACAGCTTGCGCCGTGACGTATTACGCCTGCGCCGTTATGCAGCACCGATGGTGGAAATCAGCGAAGAACTGCAAAGACTGGACTTTCCCTTCATCGACAAAAACATGAGCCCGTACTTCCGCGATGTGCAGATTCATGTCACGCGGCAGATGGAAGACCTGGCGACTTTGGCGGACATCGCCAGCCAGACCATTGAAGTCGGCGTGCTGCTCGAAGCGTCGCGCCAGAGCGTAGTGCAGCGCAAGTTCGCGGCGTGGGCGGCGATCCTGGCGTTCCCCACGGCGGTAGCCGGAATCTATGGGATGAACTTCGAGAACATGCCGGAGTTGACCTGGCACTACGGGTACTTTCTGGTGCTGGGGTTTATCGCGGTGGGCTGTACCGCGTTGTGGGGGAGCTTCAAGCGCTCGGGGTGGTTGTAA
- a CDS encoding lysophospholipid acyltransferase family protein yields the protein MLFLLRMLLMGVHFVLAGVLGVILGLCRPFNPDNSRLCARLYAWPAMCILRLRVKAEVDTLVNKSQSCVIIANHQSNYDLFVFGNVVPYRTVCIGKKSLKWVPLFGQLFWLAGNVLIDRGNAIKARQSMLTTTHTLQHEDTSIWVFPEGTRNLGEDLLPFKKGAFQMAIAAGVPIVPVCVSSYIKHMRLNRWRGGDILIRSLPAIPTAGLSLDDMPQLIAQCREQMRECIAVMDRQVQAV from the coding sequence ATGCTGTTTTTATTGCGTATGTTGTTGATGGGTGTGCATTTTGTGCTGGCGGGTGTGCTCGGGGTGATCCTGGGGTTGTGTCGGCCGTTCAATCCAGACAACAGCCGTTTATGCGCCAGATTGTATGCGTGGCCCGCCATGTGCATTTTGCGTCTGCGGGTGAAGGCCGAGGTCGACACGCTGGTAAACAAGTCCCAGAGCTGCGTGATCATTGCCAACCACCAGTCCAACTATGACCTGTTCGTGTTCGGTAACGTGGTGCCCTACCGCACCGTGTGCATCGGTAAGAAGAGCCTGAAGTGGGTGCCGTTGTTCGGGCAATTGTTCTGGCTGGCGGGCAATGTGCTGATTGACCGGGGTAACGCGATCAAGGCGCGCCAGTCGATGTTGACCACCACTCACACGTTGCAGCACGAGGACACATCGATCTGGGTATTCCCGGAAGGCACGCGCAATCTTGGCGAGGATCTGCTGCCCTTCAAGAAAGGCGCGTTCCAGATGGCGATCGCCGCCGGGGTGCCGATTGTTCCGGTGTGCGTCAGCAGCTACATCAAGCACATGCGCCTCAATCGCTGGCGAGGCGGCGACATTCTCATACGCTCGCTACCGGCCATTCCCACGGCGGGGTTGAGCCTGGATGACATGCCCCAGCTCATCGCCCAGTGCCGTGAGCAAATGCGCGAGTGCATCGCGGTGATGGACCGGCAGGTGCAGGCTGTTTAA
- a CDS encoding crotonase/enoyl-CoA hydratase family protein translates to MSDLIAYHLEDGIATLTLNNGKVNAISPDVIAAFNTALDQAVTDRAVVIITGQPGILSGGYDLKVMTAGPKEAVSLVTAGSTLARRLLSHPFPVVVACPGHAVAKGAFLLLSADYRIGVDGPFSIGLNEVQIGMTMHHAGIELARDRLRKSAFHRSVINGEMFNPQSAVDAGFLDKVVSTDELQGAVLEAARQLKKINMTAHKNTKLKVRKALLETLDSAILLDQEHMG, encoded by the coding sequence ATGAGCGACCTGATTGCCTACCATCTCGAAGACGGTATCGCGACCCTGACCTTGAACAACGGCAAGGTCAATGCCATCTCGCCGGATGTGATTGCCGCGTTCAACACTGCGCTGGATCAGGCTGTGACGGATCGGGCGGTGGTGATCATTACCGGGCAACCCGGGATTCTGTCCGGTGGTTATGATTTGAAGGTGATGACCGCCGGTCCCAAGGAAGCGGTGAGTCTGGTCACGGCCGGCTCGACCCTGGCCCGTCGCCTGTTGTCGCACCCCTTCCCCGTCGTTGTCGCGTGCCCAGGGCATGCGGTGGCCAAGGGAGCGTTCCTGCTTCTGTCGGCGGATTATCGCATCGGTGTCGATGGGCCGTTCAGCATTGGCCTGAACGAAGTGCAGATCGGCATGACCATGCACCACGCCGGTATCGAGCTGGCCCGCGATCGCTTGCGCAAGTCTGCGTTTCATCGCTCGGTGATCAATGGCGAGATGTTCAACCCGCAGAGCGCGGTGGACGCCGGCTTCCTCGACAAGGTGGTGTCGACCGATGAGCTGCAGGGTGCGGTGCTGGAGGCCGCGCGTCAGTTGAAGAAAATCAACATGACCGCCCACAAGAACACCAAGCTGAAAGTGCGCAAGGCCCTGCTGGAGACGCTGGACAGTGCAATTCTGCTGGATCAGGAGCACATGGGTTAA
- a CDS encoding nuclear transport factor 2 family protein, with the protein MTPWMSLAVRLQAVALCLVLSTNTVSASQAADQNINTDLVRQAFTNWQQGQGTVFDLLAPDATWTVSGSSPVSGVYNSKTDLIERAVRPITARLATPISPTVQSIVAEGDVVVVLWKGEAMALDRKPYNNTYLWHMTLKDGQITEVTAFLDTYVLNDLMRRVDPVR; encoded by the coding sequence ATGACCCCATGGATGAGTTTGGCTGTGCGCCTTCAGGCTGTCGCGCTGTGTTTGGTGCTTTCAACGAACACGGTTTCAGCGTCGCAAGCCGCTGACCAAAACATCAATACCGACCTGGTGCGCCAAGCATTTACCAACTGGCAACAAGGCCAAGGCACGGTTTTCGATCTGCTGGCGCCCGACGCAACGTGGACCGTATCTGGATCAAGCCCGGTTTCTGGTGTGTATAACAGCAAGACGGATTTAATCGAACGAGCCGTACGACCGATCACCGCTCGGCTGGCAACGCCCATTTCCCCTACCGTGCAAAGCATTGTGGCTGAGGGCGATGTCGTAGTGGTTCTCTGGAAGGGAGAGGCCATGGCCCTTGACCGCAAGCCCTACAACAACACTTACCTGTGGCACATGACACTCAAGGATGGCCAGATCACAGAGGTAACAGCCTTTCTGGACACCTACGTGTTGAATGACCTTATGCGTCGGGTTGATCCTGTTCGGTAA
- a CDS encoding alpha/beta fold hydrolase: protein MKTALQHSKTGKTHRRLLGSSILALSLFGALGVAHGQSTSAAQPTANKSGVTHTTPSPFGALKHIKAGLLDVAYAETGPADGPVVILLHGWPYDIHSYDEVAPLLAAKGYRVLMPYARGYGDTHFLSEKTLRNGQPAALASDVIDFMDALKIKQAVLGGYDWGARSADIVAALWPERVKALVAVSGYLIGNQAAGQNPLPPKAELQWWYQFYFATDRGRAGYEKNTHDFAKLIWQLASPKWAFDDATFDRSAKALENPDHVEITVFNYRWRLGLVQGETRYDALEQKLATAPPISVPTITLEGDANGAPHPAPEDYAKRFTGKYEFRLINGGIGHNLPQEDPQAFAKAVIDSDHL, encoded by the coding sequence ATGAAAACGGCACTGCAGCACAGCAAAACCGGTAAAACCCATCGCCGCCTGCTCGGCTCATCCATCCTCGCTCTCAGTCTGTTCGGCGCGCTCGGGGTAGCCCACGGGCAATCCACCAGCGCCGCGCAGCCAACCGCGAACAAGTCCGGCGTCACGCATACAACGCCCTCCCCATTCGGTGCGCTGAAGCATATCAAGGCCGGTCTGCTGGACGTGGCGTACGCCGAAACCGGCCCCGCCGATGGGCCGGTGGTGATTCTGTTGCACGGCTGGCCGTACGACATTCATAGCTATGACGAAGTCGCGCCCTTGCTGGCAGCGAAGGGATACCGCGTGCTGATGCCGTATGCCCGGGGCTACGGCGATACGCATTTCCTGTCCGAAAAAACGCTTCGCAACGGTCAACCAGCCGCGCTGGCCAGTGACGTGATCGACTTCATGGATGCGCTGAAAATCAAGCAAGCCGTGCTCGGTGGCTACGATTGGGGCGCACGTTCGGCGGACATCGTCGCGGCCCTGTGGCCGGAGCGCGTCAAGGCGCTGGTCGCGGTCAGCGGCTATCTGATCGGCAACCAGGCCGCCGGTCAGAACCCGCTGCCACCCAAGGCCGAGTTGCAGTGGTGGTATCAGTTTTATTTCGCCACCGACCGTGGCCGCGCCGGGTACGAGAAAAATACCCACGACTTCGCCAAGTTGATCTGGCAACTGGCGTCGCCCAAATGGGCATTCGATGACGCCACCTTCGACCGCAGCGCCAAGGCGCTGGAAAACCCCGACCACGTCGAGATCACCGTATTCAACTACCGTTGGCGTCTCGGTTTGGTCCAGGGCGAGACCCGATACGACGCCCTGGAACAGAAACTGGCGACGGCGCCTCCCATCAGCGTGCCGACCATCACCCTTGAAGGCGATGCCAACGGCGCGCCGCACCCAGCTCCCGAGGATTACGCCAAGCGCTTCACCGGCAAATACGAATTCCGGTTGATCAACGGCGGCATCGGCCACAACTTGCCGCAGGAAGATCCGCAAGCGTTTGCCAAGGCTGTGATTGATTCGGATCATCTTTGA
- a CDS encoding GNAT family N-acetyltransferase: MPLTPHSLVTLVPAQNSDLDDLVAVRIEAMRESLERVGRFDPVRARERFLGGFEPDCTRHIVVTGQRVGFVVIKRHDNELLLDHLYVRPDAQGSGIGSAVLSQIFKEADAAALPLRVGALKESASNRFYIRHGFQLVESGEFDNYYLRQNDPAAGQNR, from the coding sequence ATGCCCCTCACACCCCATTCGCTTGTCACCTTGGTCCCCGCTCAAAACAGCGATCTGGACGATCTGGTAGCCGTCAGAATCGAAGCCATGCGCGAAAGTCTTGAGCGTGTCGGGCGATTTGATCCCGTGCGCGCACGCGAGCGATTTCTAGGCGGTTTTGAACCAGACTGCACACGCCACATCGTGGTAACAGGACAGAGGGTGGGGTTCGTAGTCATCAAACGTCACGACAATGAACTCTTGCTTGACCACTTGTACGTGCGCCCTGACGCGCAGGGATCAGGAATAGGCTCTGCTGTTCTCAGCCAAATATTCAAAGAGGCGGATGCCGCTGCGCTGCCATTACGAGTGGGCGCTCTCAAAGAAAGCGCGTCGAATCGCTTTTACATCCGCCACGGTTTCCAACTCGTCGAAAGCGGCGAGTTCGACAATTATTATCTGCGACAGAACGATCCTGCAGCCGGCCAAAATCGTTAG
- a CDS encoding DUF7079 family protein: protein MKAADPNRLKIWQALSSLFLDTEIDALTYDYIARVILETSYSPKVIHSILWNEVFPVLEANLRSVAGEWAGWTDEWLLEQLTINDQLEVRKPSGSIAVEIARCWNHVATRLPPGYA from the coding sequence ATGAAAGCCGCTGACCCCAATCGCCTGAAAATCTGGCAAGCCCTTTCATCACTGTTTCTCGACACCGAGATCGACGCATTGACCTACGACTACATCGCTCGCGTGATCCTTGAAACCAGCTATTCGCCTAAGGTAATCCACAGCATCCTATGGAATGAAGTGTTCCCGGTCCTGGAAGCCAACCTCAGGTCCGTCGCAGGCGAATGGGCGGGATGGACGGATGAGTGGCTGCTGGAGCAGCTCACGATAAATGATCAACTCGAGGTCCGAAAACCCAGCGGCAGTATTGCCGTGGAGATCGCCAGATGCTGGAACCATGTGGCGACCCGGCTTCCACCGGGATATGCCTGA
- a CDS encoding NAD(P)/FAD-dependent oxidoreductase yields the protein MAIAVDTRVVVIGAGIVGASLAYHLAGKGANVTLLEAQDIASGVTGSSFAWINTSHSGHDPVAQLRGAAITEYRRLETELPDLKVQWTGSLAYGTSPDGVRQASANRASATLVSRSQILDLEPNLKNPPQQALYNAEEGALDAVQATHALIAGAQAHGAKVLTQTRVIGFTTQKTKVTGVETTRGIIDADIVVLAAGTGIAKLTETLKVSLPIEASPAIFIRYTSQPNLVHTIISSPEMEVRQSANGTLVAAEDYLDDALENQPGEMALRTARVIQNELHGVISIRPESACVGLRPIPIDGIPIIGYLPDIGGMYVCAMHPGVTLAAIVGRLVCEEIIDKKTSSALAPCRPDRFFPNPQRTKHESR from the coding sequence ATGGCCATTGCTGTAGATACACGAGTTGTTGTCATTGGCGCGGGCATCGTGGGCGCATCCCTGGCATATCATCTGGCGGGCAAAGGTGCGAATGTCACCCTGCTCGAAGCTCAAGATATAGCGTCTGGAGTGACTGGAAGCTCATTCGCATGGATCAACACCTCACACAGCGGGCACGACCCAGTCGCGCAATTGCGAGGTGCAGCCATCACGGAGTACCGTCGACTCGAAACGGAGCTGCCGGACCTGAAGGTGCAATGGACTGGCTCTCTGGCCTATGGCACGAGCCCGGATGGAGTGCGGCAAGCCTCAGCGAATCGAGCTTCGGCCACCTTGGTATCCCGTTCGCAAATTCTCGACCTTGAGCCAAATCTCAAAAATCCCCCTCAACAGGCCTTGTATAACGCTGAAGAAGGCGCTTTGGACGCAGTGCAAGCAACCCATGCGTTGATCGCAGGCGCTCAGGCTCATGGAGCGAAAGTTCTGACTCAGACTCGGGTCATTGGCTTTACAACTCAGAAGACAAAGGTAACGGGCGTAGAAACCACACGGGGCATCATCGATGCCGACATAGTTGTACTGGCAGCTGGGACGGGTATCGCGAAGCTGACAGAGACGCTAAAAGTGTCCCTTCCAATAGAGGCATCCCCTGCAATATTCATCCGTTACACATCACAACCCAACCTCGTGCACACCATCATCTCAAGCCCTGAAATGGAAGTCCGACAAAGCGCAAACGGTACGTTAGTCGCAGCAGAAGACTACTTGGACGACGCTCTGGAAAACCAGCCAGGGGAAATGGCGCTTAGGACCGCCAGGGTCATTCAGAACGAATTACACGGGGTTATTTCCATTCGACCAGAGTCGGCCTGTGTCGGACTCAGACCCATTCCTATCGACGGTATCCCGATCATCGGCTATCTACCCGATATCGGCGGCATGTATGTTTGCGCGATGCATCCGGGAGTCACCTTGGCAGCGATAGTGGGTCGTCTTGTCTGCGAGGAGATAATCGATAAGAAGACCTCTTCTGCCCTTGCCCCATGTCGTCCAGACCGCTTTTTCCCAAACCCGCAGAGGACAAAGCATGAAAGCCGCTGA
- a CDS encoding GNAT family N-acetyltransferase: MQAHIRLATPEDAESISNVVISALRQSNANDYPPEVIAQVERSFSVQAVQLLMEQRRVYVASVDQCVVATASLDGGVVRSVFVEPRCQGEGIGKQLMSVICSAALNRDLDVLLVPSSITAEGFYAALGFQKVRDELHGAERTIIMRKLLLK, from the coding sequence ATGCAAGCCCACATTCGTCTCGCAACCCCTGAGGATGCAGAATCGATAAGCAACGTAGTGATCAGCGCCCTGCGTCAATCCAACGCCAACGATTACCCACCCGAGGTAATCGCCCAGGTTGAGCGCAGCTTCTCTGTTCAGGCAGTTCAGCTATTGATGGAGCAACGTCGGGTTTATGTGGCGTCTGTCGATCAATGTGTCGTCGCGACGGCCAGCCTCGACGGAGGTGTCGTCAGAAGTGTTTTTGTCGAACCGCGGTGCCAGGGAGAAGGCATTGGCAAGCAACTAATGTCCGTCATTTGTTCGGCCGCTCTCAACAGGGATCTGGACGTTTTGCTCGTGCCTTCCTCCATCACGGCAGAGGGCTTTTACGCAGCGCTGGGATTTCAGAAAGTACGTGATGAACTTCACGGCGCCGAGCGCACGATTATCATGCGCAAATTGTTGTTGAAGTAG
- a CDS encoding GNAT family N-acetyltransferase, with product METIPTIQTRRLILTPLQLADAPAIQQLFPHWEVVRYLDSRVPWPYPEDGALTYVRDHALPAIAAGREWHWMIRTCEDPAHCIGSISLYDQPGNNRGFWLAPQWQGKGYMREACEVINAYWFEILGRPVMQVPKAVGNHASRKVSEHEGMRMIATRQGDFVCGSLLKEVWEMTRGDWLEKKAALASR from the coding sequence ATGGAAACCATCCCCACGATTCAGACCCGCCGTCTTATCCTCACGCCTTTACAACTGGCCGATGCACCGGCTATCCAACAGCTGTTTCCTCATTGGGAAGTGGTGCGTTATCTCGACAGTCGCGTGCCATGGCCCTATCCGGAAGACGGCGCGCTGACGTACGTTCGCGACCATGCGCTTCCCGCCATTGCGGCCGGGCGCGAGTGGCATTGGATGATCCGCACTTGCGAAGATCCGGCACATTGCATCGGCAGCATCAGCCTGTACGATCAACCGGGCAACAACCGAGGCTTTTGGCTGGCGCCTCAATGGCAGGGAAAGGGCTACATGCGCGAGGCCTGTGAGGTTATCAACGCCTATTGGTTTGAAATCCTGGGGCGTCCCGTCATGCAAGTTCCCAAGGCGGTGGGCAATCATGCTTCGCGTAAAGTTTCGGAACACGAAGGCATGCGCATGATTGCAACTCGGCAGGGTGATTTTGTCTGTGGGTCGTTGCTAAAGGAAGTTTGGGAAATGACGCGTGGAGATTGGCTTGAGAAAAAGGCTGCGCTGGCGTCGCGTTGA
- the dapF gene encoding diaminopimelate epimerase, whose protein sequence is MPLNFHKMHANGDDFVVVDARNSANPITSALARRMGDRNRGIGFNQLAVMLDCEDADARLIFWNADGSTLDVCGSATRGAADRLMRESNVTSITLRTHRGLLTCERISTGAISVNMGQPLFGWSDIPLAGDLDSAVLPLADSPIACSMGNPHCTYFVDDLADVDIATVGPAIETSALFPLKTNVHFVQVINRKHIRLRIWERGGGIALGSGSCSCGAAVNGIRRGLLDHCVEVECDGGSVTVQWDGRGPVFLIGPVEATFSGTIPDSFQQIST, encoded by the coding sequence ATGCCCTTGAACTTTCACAAAATGCACGCCAATGGCGATGATTTTGTTGTCGTGGACGCGCGAAACTCAGCCAACCCCATAACCAGTGCCCTGGCCCGGCGAATGGGTGATCGCAACCGAGGCATCGGTTTCAATCAACTCGCGGTGATGCTCGATTGTGAGGATGCAGACGCACGCCTGATATTCTGGAATGCAGATGGTTCCACGCTGGACGTTTGCGGCAGCGCGACGCGGGGCGCTGCGGATCGGCTGATGCGCGAATCGAATGTGACTTCGATAACGCTGCGCACCCATCGCGGTCTGCTCACGTGCGAACGAATTTCAACCGGTGCAATTTCCGTCAACATGGGGCAGCCGCTTTTCGGCTGGTCGGACATTCCCCTGGCTGGGGACCTGGACAGCGCTGTTCTGCCACTGGCGGATAGCCCGATAGCGTGCAGCATGGGCAACCCACACTGCACTTACTTTGTGGACGATCTGGCCGACGTTGATATCGCGACAGTCGGACCGGCAATTGAAACCAGCGCGCTGTTCCCGCTCAAGACCAACGTGCATTTCGTTCAGGTCATCAATCGAAAGCACATTCGTTTGCGCATATGGGAACGGGGCGGTGGCATCGCACTGGGCTCAGGTTCCTGCTCTTGCGGCGCCGCTGTGAACGGGATTCGTCGTGGCTTGCTGGATCATTGTGTTGAGGTTGAATGTGATGGTGGAAGCGTGACGGTTCAATGGGATGGCCGGGGACCGGTGTTTCTCATCGGACCGGTAGAGGCAACGTTTTCGGGAACTATCCCCGATAGTTTTCAGCAAATCTCCACCTGA
- a CDS encoding GntR family transcriptional regulator, translating to MALTHLGHDERLPLYQRLREEMLAKIAAGEWLPGEAIPTEAELTRHYGVAVGTVRKAVETLVGEGLLLRVQGRGTFVRRPNFDGSLFRFFRQVDASGQSQVPQSRILSRTQETPDAHVRQALNLTEHDATIRLERLRLMNGRPLFHEQIWLPAAQFGALLDTDLNDFGTLLYPFYEERCGMRVASARETLTVTSADEPLAATLGVSAGSPVVVVERVALGYDRQPLEYRLSRGAADTFRYQVEIC from the coding sequence ATGGCCCTTACACACCTTGGACATGACGAGCGACTGCCGCTCTATCAACGACTGCGTGAAGAGATGCTGGCGAAAATCGCCGCAGGCGAATGGCTGCCCGGTGAAGCCATTCCCACCGAGGCAGAACTGACCCGCCACTACGGCGTTGCGGTAGGCACGGTACGCAAAGCGGTGGAAACGCTGGTCGGGGAAGGGTTACTGCTGCGCGTCCAGGGCCGTGGCACGTTCGTGCGCCGACCCAACTTCGACGGTTCACTGTTTCGTTTCTTTCGACAGGTCGATGCCAGCGGTCAATCGCAAGTGCCGCAAAGCCGCATCCTGAGTCGCACCCAGGAGACCCCGGACGCCCACGTGCGCCAGGCGCTGAATCTGACCGAGCACGACGCCACCATCCGCCTGGAGCGCCTGCGCCTCATGAACGGCCGGCCGCTGTTCCACGAGCAGATCTGGCTACCGGCCGCTCAATTCGGCGCCCTGCTCGACACAGACCTGAACGACTTCGGCACCCTGCTCTACCCCTTCTACGAAGAACGCTGCGGCATGCGCGTCGCATCAGCCCGGGAAACCCTCACCGTCACCTCGGCCGATGAGCCACTGGCCGCCACGCTGGGAGTCAGCGCCGGCAGCCCAGTGGTGGTAGTCGAACGGGTGGCCCTGGGCTACGACCGTCAACCCCTGGAATACCGACTGTCGCGCGGCGCAGCCGACACTTTTCGCTATCAGGTGGAGATTTGCTGA
- a CDS encoding amidohydrolase family protein — translation MSLSFEGIDTHAHIFRHDLPMASDRRYSPDYDALAEHYLGHLDRCSLAQGVLIQPSFLGTDNRFMVEALQRYPQRLRGIAVVEPDIEDAQLQALAKAGVVGIRLNLIGKAPQDYIDARWQTFYQRLARLGWQVEIQCGFDALVLVVPFVLASGVTVVVDHFGLPSNGIDPSNLAHQGFLALLGEDRLWVKLSAAYRSQSDLPRAACVLTQLRQACGGIDRFVWGSDWPHTQFESRTGYDAQLAFVHALFPDPVERRQVLVDNPTTLFGFAASTR, via the coding sequence ATGTCCCTGTCGTTCGAAGGCATAGATACTCACGCCCACATATTCCGACATGACTTGCCCATGGCGAGTGATCGTCGCTACAGCCCTGATTACGACGCCTTGGCCGAGCACTATCTGGGGCATCTGGATCGCTGCAGCCTTGCCCAGGGCGTGCTCATCCAGCCGAGCTTCCTGGGAACCGACAACCGTTTCATGGTCGAGGCCCTGCAACGTTATCCGCAACGTTTGCGAGGCATCGCGGTGGTCGAACCGGACATCGAGGATGCACAGCTCCAAGCTTTGGCCAAGGCTGGCGTGGTAGGCATTCGCTTGAATCTGATCGGCAAGGCGCCGCAGGACTACATCGATGCACGCTGGCAGACGTTTTACCAGCGACTGGCCCGACTTGGCTGGCAGGTTGAAATCCAGTGCGGCTTCGACGCCTTGGTCCTGGTTGTACCGTTCGTTCTGGCGAGCGGTGTCACGGTGGTCGTGGATCACTTCGGTCTTCCGTCCAACGGTATCGACCCGAGTAACCTCGCCCATCAGGGCTTCCTGGCCTTGCTCGGCGAGGACCGGCTGTGGGTCAAGTTGTCTGCCGCCTATCGCAGTCAGTCAGACCTGCCCCGCGCGGCTTGCGTGTTGACGCAATTGCGCCAGGCGTGTGGCGGTATCGATCGTTTTGTCTGGGGCAGCGATTGGCCCCATACCCAGTTCGAGTCGCGCACCGGCTATGACGCGCAATTGGCCTTTGTGCATGCCTTGTTTCCCGACCCGGTGGAGCGCCGGCAGGTGTTGGTGGATAACCCCACAACCCTGTTCGGCTTTGCTGCGTCGACGCGTTGA